Proteins encoded by one window of Candidatus Obscuribacterales bacterium:
- the lpxK gene encoding tetraacyldisaccharide 4'-kinase, producing the protein MSWGNPGDSLEKLGQVALAPISFFYGLGINIRGLAYQLGLQKRVKLPAFVVSVGNITVGGTGKTPVVIDLAKRFTDAGYKVAVLSRGYKRKSQDAYVVVSDGQGNFASCENSGDEPYLIAKSVPKSVVIVGSKRVETGRIACEKYGCNVILLDDGFQHWALARDLDIVLIDYYDNPENDALLPAGRLRENLDALNRAKYVVITKVPDDADEDKLENLKEQIAHHAPQAKIATCSFVYKSLTKIDDSHEHQLEELKDKPVLAFSAIARPQSFITSLEGLGITVVAEVDFPDHHWFSTDDMKAISDEMKDSTAILAVTTAKDAVRITPELAPDMPVYVLNLDTAWQGDFPNPENFRQDGAL; encoded by the coding sequence ATGAGTTGGGGTAATCCCGGTGATTCACTAGAAAAGCTCGGGCAAGTGGCGCTTGCTCCCATTTCGTTTTTCTATGGTTTAGGCATAAACATTCGTGGATTAGCCTATCAATTGGGACTTCAGAAGCGCGTCAAACTGCCGGCCTTTGTGGTAAGCGTCGGCAATATCACCGTCGGCGGCACAGGAAAAACTCCTGTAGTGATTGATTTGGCCAAGCGCTTTACTGATGCCGGCTACAAAGTCGCTGTTCTCAGCAGAGGCTATAAGAGAAAATCGCAAGATGCATATGTTGTTGTTTCAGATGGGCAAGGCAATTTCGCCTCTTGTGAAAATTCCGGTGACGAGCCGTATTTAATTGCCAAGTCTGTACCGAAGTCAGTAGTCATCGTTGGTAGCAAGCGTGTCGAAACAGGGCGTATCGCCTGTGAAAAATATGGTTGTAACGTCATCCTGCTCGATGATGGATTTCAGCATTGGGCGCTTGCGCGTGATCTGGATATAGTCTTAATCGACTACTACGACAATCCGGAAAATGATGCTTTGCTTCCGGCAGGAAGATTGAGAGAAAATCTTGATGCTCTCAATAGAGCAAAATACGTTGTTATAACTAAAGTCCCTGACGATGCAGATGAAGACAAGCTGGAGAATTTAAAAGAACAAATTGCCCATCATGCTCCGCAAGCGAAGATTGCAACATGCAGTTTTGTCTACAAATCGCTCACTAAAATCGATGATTCGCATGAGCACCAGCTTGAAGAATTGAAGGACAAACCAGTTTTGGCCTTCAGCGCAATTGCCAGACCGCAAAGTTTTATCACAAGCCTGGAAGGGCTTGGTATCACGGTCGTTGCAGAAGTGGATTTTCCAGATCACCACTGGTTTTCCACTGATGATATGAAAGCAATTTCTGACGAGATGAAGGATTCCACCGCCATTCTTGCAGTGACGACCGCCAAGGATGCCGTGCGCATCACTCCGGAACTAGCTCCGGATATGCCCGTCTATGTATTGAACTTGGACACTGCCTGGCAGGGGGATTTCCCGAATCCCGAAAATTTCCGGCAGGACGGCGCTTTATAA
- a CDS encoding type II toxin-antitoxin system PemK/MazF family toxin, with protein MSSRKQKLEVAATQPVPRRGEIWMAQSNPVFPNDPHLPRPVLIISTDPRNRALKNVIVVPFSSGLAKPFPSFHKFVSKGEGGLPKDSFARCDYVSTMAKSCLNPNGPLGQPVSEKSLEEIVKGIQSAIGDNPLV; from the coding sequence ATGAGTAGTCGAAAACAGAAACTTGAAGTTGCGGCGACTCAACCCGTACCGCGGCGTGGCGAAATATGGATGGCCCAAAGCAATCCGGTGTTTCCCAACGATCCTCATTTGCCTCGACCGGTTTTGATTATTTCCACCGATCCACGTAATCGGGCATTGAAAAACGTGATTGTGGTTCCTTTCAGCAGCGGTTTAGCAAAACCTTTTCCATCGTTTCACAAATTCGTTTCGAAGGGCGAAGGCGGGTTACCAAAAGACTCATTTGCGCGTTGTGATTATGTAAGCACTATGGCGAAATCTTGCTTGAACCCTAACGGACCATTAGGGCAGCCCGTTTCGGAAAAGTCCCTTGAGGAAATCGTTAAAGGGATCCAGTCCGCCATCGGAGACAATCCCCTGGTTTAG
- the rdgB gene encoding RdgB/HAM1 family non-canonical purine NTP pyrophosphatase, with the protein MKICLATKNQGKLKELMKIAQEFAGTSDLELVIAPEGFDPEETGTTFVENAIIKATEAAKLSGLTSVADDSGLCVDALDGRPGIYSARYAEGNEANGRTKLLTELKEILESERQAAFVCAMAVVAPTGKIVFQTEKRWNGIIAIAERGQNGFGYDPIFIPEGANITSAEMNDEEKNLVSHRGQAWRSVLSFLQTS; encoded by the coding sequence ATGAAAATCTGTCTAGCAACAAAAAATCAAGGCAAGCTCAAAGAACTAATGAAGATTGCTCAAGAGTTTGCCGGCACTTCAGATTTGGAATTGGTCATTGCTCCTGAAGGTTTTGATCCGGAAGAAACCGGAACGACCTTTGTAGAAAACGCCATTATCAAAGCCACCGAAGCGGCCAAGCTTTCCGGATTAACTTCCGTAGCTGATGATTCAGGGCTATGTGTCGATGCTCTTGATGGTCGTCCTGGAATTTACTCCGCTCGTTATGCTGAAGGAAACGAAGCTAATGGACGAACCAAGTTGTTAACCGAGCTCAAAGAAATTCTTGAATCGGAGCGCCAAGCTGCTTTCGTTTGCGCCATGGCTGTTGTTGCGCCTACAGGAAAAATAGTATTTCAAACGGAGAAACGCTGGAATGGCATAATTGCTATTGCAGAGAGAGGTCAGAATGGCTTTGGCTATGATCCAATTTTCATTCCCGAAGGAGCCAATATTACTTCTGCTGAAATGAATGATGAGGAAAAGAATCTCGTATCTCATAGAGGACAAGCTTGGCGGTCCGTATTGTCATTTTTACAAACTTCCTAA
- a CDS encoding bifunctional (p)ppGpp synthetase/guanosine-3',5'-bis(diphosphate) 3'-pyrophosphohydrolase, whose amino-acid sequence MSVEAIGKRLFEVLEPQGRTPEEVAKVRKAYEFASKAHEGQFRKSEDPYIIHPVEVATILAEYNADADTICAGLLHDVLEDCNVSGDEMEKAFGKDVRQIVEGVTKLGKFSFSSKEERQAENFRKLIMAIADDVRVVLVKLIDRLHNMRTLDYMAPNKQKDIAKETLEIYAPLANRFGLGRMKWELEDLGLKYLYPEDFAEIERLVAKSREERESLIEEVVSKFRHELSSKGIESEIVGRPKHLFGIWKKMKRQEKAFEELYDVLAIRIIIESYEDKNYCELSNDPDTQKCYEVMGLVHALFRPIPGRFKDYIAMPKANSYQSLHTAVIGPHGHPIEVQMRTRRMHQVAEYGIAAHWKYKESGEAVTADSQLDRKLSWLRQLVEWQQDLKDAQEYLDTVKMDLFADEVFVFSPRGEVFDLPRGATPIDFAYRIHTDIGHKCIGARINDRIIPLGTELKNGDIVEIITSKNARPRMDWLNIAKTHGAKNRIRQWFKKYHREEHIAQGRQMLEAEFGKSNLDEVLKSENFKEIGRKINLNEVDDIIAAIGYGDISMSQVVNKTRESERKEKSKLPLSAPVQEAKAANVGSLGGLMHYLAKCCSPVPGEEIIGVVTRGSGIAVHRSDCTNLTKENAERQMVVAWSTDRQQAYPATLVIECIDRVGIAGDILKKVSDHKINLQDLRVETHREDKTATITLIIDVSDIEQLNRIGGAIGLISDVIRVQRQDHRKKNGKGTSTNVTPLQKPQRHRPQSKKSE is encoded by the coding sequence GTGTCAGTGGAAGCTATAGGCAAAAGACTCTTTGAAGTGTTGGAACCGCAAGGTCGAACACCGGAGGAAGTTGCCAAAGTCCGCAAGGCTTATGAGTTTGCTTCCAAGGCTCACGAAGGGCAATTCCGCAAATCGGAAGATCCTTACATCATTCACCCTGTCGAAGTTGCCACCATTCTCGCGGAATACAACGCGGATGCCGACACTATTTGCGCTGGACTGTTGCACGATGTGCTGGAGGACTGTAATGTCTCCGGCGACGAAATGGAAAAGGCTTTTGGTAAGGACGTGCGCCAGATTGTCGAGGGCGTAACCAAATTAGGTAAGTTCAGCTTTAGTTCGAAAGAAGAACGTCAGGCGGAAAACTTCCGCAAGCTAATCATGGCGATTGCCGATGATGTGCGCGTTGTGTTGGTGAAGCTAATAGATCGTCTGCACAATATGCGCACCCTTGACTATATGGCGCCGAACAAGCAAAAGGACATAGCCAAAGAGACACTGGAAATTTATGCGCCACTGGCCAATAGATTCGGCTTGGGACGTATGAAATGGGAATTGGAAGATCTTGGACTCAAGTATCTCTATCCGGAAGACTTTGCCGAAATTGAAAGGCTTGTTGCCAAGAGTCGAGAAGAAAGAGAATCGCTTATAGAGGAAGTGGTATCAAAATTTCGCCACGAACTTTCTTCAAAAGGAATTGAATCGGAGATAGTCGGACGCCCAAAACACTTATTCGGCATCTGGAAGAAGATGAAGCGGCAGGAAAAAGCTTTTGAAGAGCTTTACGATGTACTTGCCATTCGCATCATCATCGAAAGCTATGAGGACAAAAATTACTGCGAACTATCAAATGATCCCGACACTCAAAAGTGTTATGAGGTTATGGGTCTTGTGCATGCGCTTTTCCGTCCTATACCTGGACGGTTTAAAGACTACATTGCTATGCCTAAGGCTAATAGCTATCAGTCGCTGCATACTGCTGTAATTGGTCCTCATGGTCATCCTATTGAAGTGCAAATGCGCACGCGCCGTATGCACCAAGTGGCTGAATACGGTATCGCCGCTCACTGGAAATACAAAGAATCGGGTGAGGCAGTAACCGCTGATTCACAACTGGATCGCAAATTATCCTGGTTGCGCCAGTTGGTCGAGTGGCAACAAGACTTGAAAGACGCCCAAGAATATCTCGACACGGTAAAAATGGACTTGTTTGCCGACGAGGTATTCGTCTTCTCCCCTCGTGGAGAAGTCTTCGACTTACCGCGTGGCGCCACGCCAATTGACTTTGCCTACCGCATTCACACAGACATCGGACACAAGTGTATCGGCGCACGCATCAACGACAGAATTATTCCGTTGGGTACTGAACTTAAAAACGGCGACATTGTAGAGATAATTACCAGTAAAAATGCGCGTCCGCGTATGGACTGGCTGAACATAGCCAAAACCCACGGCGCTAAAAACCGCATCAGACAGTGGTTTAAGAAATACCACCGCGAAGAGCACATTGCCCAAGGCAGGCAAATGCTGGAAGCAGAATTCGGCAAATCAAATCTGGATGAAGTTCTTAAGTCCGAAAACTTCAAAGAAATTGGCCGCAAGATAAATCTCAACGAAGTAGACGACATTATTGCCGCAATTGGCTATGGCGATATTTCCATGTCGCAAGTCGTCAACAAAACTCGTGAGTCGGAGAGAAAAGAAAAGTCCAAATTACCGCTTAGCGCACCTGTCCAAGAAGCCAAAGCAGCAAACGTCGGCAGCCTCGGCGGACTAATGCATTATTTAGCTAAGTGCTGCTCACCTGTACCAGGCGAAGAAATTATCGGCGTTGTCACCCGTGGCTCAGGCATAGCCGTCCACAGAAGCGACTGTACTAATTTGACAAAGGAAAATGCCGAACGACAAATGGTCGTTGCCTGGTCGACAGACAGACAGCAAGCTTATCCAGCAACACTTGTTATTGAATGTATCGATCGCGTAGGCATCGCCGGCGATATCCTTAAGAAAGTATCCGACCACAAAATAAACTTGCAAGATCTTCGAGTTGAAACGCACCGCGAAGATAAGACAGCCACAATTACCCTTATCATTGACGTTTCGGATATCGAGCAACTCAATCGCATAGGCGGCGCAATTGGACTAATAAGCGATGTAATACGTGTCCAGCGCCAAGACCACAGAAAGAAAAACGGCAAAGGCACTAGCACAAACGTAACACCTCTGCAAAAGCCGCAACGTCACAGACCACAGTCCAAAAAATCCGAATGA
- a CDS encoding ribbon-helix-helix domain-containing protein: MGEGKSKFTASVRETVVDRLDEKVAQLKVNRSEAVEQAIEMWLRKKAEEEEEAYFANYVETEEDASWVALTTYSFWQSLDE; this comes from the coding sequence ATGGGTGAAGGCAAAAGCAAATTCACTGCCAGTGTTCGAGAGACGGTCGTTGATCGTCTTGATGAGAAGGTAGCGCAGTTAAAAGTGAACCGGAGCGAAGCCGTTGAGCAGGCTATTGAAATGTGGCTGAGGAAAAAGGCGGAGGAAGAAGAGGAGGCATATTTTGCAAATTACGTTGAAACGGAAGAAGATGCCTCATGGGTCGCGCTAACCACCTATTCATTCTGGCAAAGTCTCGATGAGTAG